The following are encoded together in the Candidatus Tumulicola sp. genome:
- a CDS encoding EscU/YscU/HrcU family type III secretion system export apparatus switch protein, producing the protein MSDEAEKPFDPTPQRLQKAKREGNVARSVELPANVAFLAAAIALASLVLPIGTRLSAALARAASSEIAPWDDAVLTIAAVLVPMGAAAAAGIASAIVQSGGVAVVPIRFAVERLDVFAGIRRIASRETMAHAVRAIAAFCVAASAISSIVVHAGAQLLRAHEPPELAATAWQGVRGTALTACACGLAFAVAEYTSARRAWLRKLRMSFDERKREAKEQDGDPNARGRRRALHRSFLRGAPSDVKDASFVVVNPTHVAVALQYAPPRVQVPVILVAAAGQAALRVRSLAAELCVPIVENPPLARALFTDAAVGRPIALEHYVAVAEVVGALSRASSEART; encoded by the coding sequence TTGAGCGACGAGGCGGAAAAGCCATTCGACCCGACGCCCCAGCGCCTGCAGAAAGCCAAGCGCGAGGGGAACGTCGCGCGGTCGGTCGAGTTGCCCGCGAACGTCGCATTTCTCGCCGCGGCGATCGCCTTAGCATCGCTCGTGTTACCGATCGGCACGCGGTTGAGTGCCGCACTGGCACGCGCCGCTTCCAGCGAGATTGCGCCGTGGGACGATGCCGTGCTGACCATAGCTGCAGTCCTCGTTCCAATGGGCGCGGCCGCGGCCGCCGGCATCGCGTCTGCGATCGTTCAGAGCGGAGGTGTCGCCGTCGTCCCGATCCGCTTTGCCGTGGAGCGACTCGACGTGTTCGCCGGAATCCGGCGTATCGCGTCGCGCGAAACGATGGCGCACGCCGTGCGAGCAATTGCCGCATTCTGCGTGGCGGCGTCCGCGATCTCGTCGATCGTCGTGCATGCGGGCGCGCAGCTGTTGCGCGCGCACGAACCTCCCGAACTCGCCGCTACGGCGTGGCAAGGCGTACGCGGCACAGCGCTGACTGCCTGCGCGTGCGGTTTGGCGTTTGCCGTAGCCGAATATACGAGCGCGCGCCGTGCGTGGCTGCGGAAACTGCGCATGTCGTTCGACGAGCGCAAGCGCGAGGCAAAGGAACAGGATGGCGATCCGAATGCGCGAGGCCGGCGGCGCGCACTCCATCGATCGTTCCTGCGCGGCGCACCCTCGGACGTCAAAGATGCATCGTTCGTGGTGGTCAATCCGACGCACGTCGCCGTCGCCTTGCAGTACGCACCGCCGCGCGTGCAGGTACCGGTGATCCTCGTCGCTGCTGCCGGGCAAGCTGCGTTACGCGTTCGCTCGCTGGCCGCCGAGTTGTGCGTCCCCATCGTCGAAAATCCGCCGTTGGCTCGAGCGTTGTTTACCGATGCCGCTGTCGGTCGTCCGATCGCGCTCGAACACTACGTCGCGGTTGCCGAGGTGGTCGGGGCCTTGTCGCGCGCGTCGAGCGAGGCTCGCACGTGA